Genomic DNA from Gimesia aquarii:
AGCCAGTGCCGCGCCCAACGTTCTCCATAACGGAGTGATGCCAAAAGTTGGTCGGCCAGTTTTGCATAGGCGTTTGGATCTGGGTCATTAATAAACTTCTTGATTTCAGCTGGAGAGGGAGGCAGTCCTGTCAAATCAAAATAAAGTCGGCGAATAAGGGTTCGGCGGTCTGCAACGGGAGAAAAAGAGAGTCCCTGCTTGCGTAGTTTAGCGAGGAGAAAAGCATCAATGGGGGTACGTATCAGTTTTGAATCTTCTGCTGAGAGCTGTGGTACCTGTGGAAGCTTCAAGGGTTGAAACGACCACCAGTCTGTGTTTGAAAGCTGAGCTTCGCGAATCTGATATCCTGTGGGCCATACCGCTCCTGATTTGATCCACTGATTCAGAATTTCAACTTCTGCCTTGCTTAAAGGAGTTCCTTTTTTGGGCATTTCCGGTTCTGGACCGGTGACGTAATCCAGCAGCAGACTTTCTGTGGGCGAACCTGCGACCAGCACCCGGCCATTCTCACCTCCCTTTTGCAAGCCATCAACGGTTTCCAGTGAAAGGCCTCCATCCTTGGTGCTGGCATTGTGACAGTGGATGCAGTGCTTTTGTAGAATGGGGGCGACTTGTTTTTCAAACGTCGAATCTGCGGCATACGTGGTCGACAGTATCAACAGACAGCAGATCGGCATAAGAAAGTTTATGAGTTTTAAATTCAGCTTGGTGAAAAAAGACATATTCGCTTTTCGATTCCTCTCAGAGGGAAGTATCACTCGGCAGAACATTGTTTGTCCCTGGTCTGGGTTTCAGTCGATTATAACTGACAATTTCTATCGTGGTTGGTTTGTTTCACAAAAACTAGTCTGTTTCCAGATCAAACAGATGTTGATTATTGCCTGTTTTCAGTGTGACTGTCAGTTCAGTGAGGCGATTGAATTTGGGAGGAATGGAATTTTCAAATTCGTCCTCCATCGTTTCTCCATCGGTAGACAGAATCTGTTTTCCCGTTGGGACACTGGAATCGATTTCCACTCGATAATCGCCGGGGCTGGGGCCGTTTTGTTTGGGGATTATGAACTTACCCGATTCGATCTTCGCACCGGCAGAGGCTCCTTTACCTGCAGGAATGAACGTGATGACTCCCTTCTCGATCGGGTTACCATTGAGTGTCACCATGCCTTCAACCTGAGTTCGCTCGAAAGTCTTTTCTTTGGTACAACCAAAGAAACAGACAACTGAGCAGCAGAATATTAATATGCTTAACTCATGATTCTTCACTTGACTGGCCCTTCCTCTAAAATGACTGAGCTTTCTCCGGAAAGTGCTACAAAAACAATTTGAGTATCCAGAAAACAGATTTAAAATTCGCCGATGACTTCTTCTCCGGCCATGCTACTCAGAGCTTGCCAGGTAGCGAGGTCAATATTTTCTGACACAAATCGTACAGAGCCATCACACAATAAGGCATGCACGCCTCCTACATGCATGCTTCGCGATGCATTACTGCGGCCGCTTCCAGAAACAGAGCCTGTGCATGGGAGGCGCGTTCCTTCAGAGACGCAAAGGACTACCAGATCGGGAGAGGAGCTGTTTGGACCGACACGTGTCATTACTACTGTCTCCGGTTCATCGTTCCAGATCCAGGCCCGATAGTCATTGGCACCAGTTGCCGGTTTTAACATTTCCATCATCGCCAGCGTGTTACTTGATCCATCGGTAATATCTCGGAACTTAGCACCAAAGGAATTGTTAAAGGGAGCAGCTTTTCCCTGCGCGCCAAAGGTGCCTTGTCCCCAGTTGACAGCGTAGTTTCCACGAATGCTTCCGTCAGGATTAGATGTCCAGATGGCTTCACGATCAGAGGGGCATTGCCATACAGGGATCGGTACGAGTCGCACGCCGTTTCCTGCGGGCTGAGGATCATGCACTGTTGCATGCCAGTTTTGATCATGGTCATACATGTTATAAATATTTGCCATATCAATATAAGGTAGCAAAAACACGCAAAATGGAGTCCGTTTCCCATTGGGACCAGGAGAAGAGGGAGTTGCAACGCGATAAATCATGCCGGGAGGAAAACGGCTATGGGCATCGTGATAGTTATGAAGTGCTAACCCAAGTTGTTTGAAGTTATTTTTGCAGGTACTCCTACGAGCCGCTTCGCGCGCCTGTTGAACTGCGGGTAGTAGAAGTGCTATTAAAATCGCAATGATGGCAATCACCACCAGTAATTCAATCAATGTAAATGCGTAGCGTTTTTGTCTGGCATGGATTTGAGCGACTAACATGAGGTCTCCTTGGCCTAACATTGAATAGAACAGATGGAAATAAAGAAAAAATTCCCCGGTGATTATGAATGTATAACTCAACTTGATTGCAGTGGAGGGAAATCATGGCTGAACCAAAGTCTGCCCTCTGAATGTATATGGCGCGCCGATTTTCGATTTAGTACAGGAAGTTTTGTTATTTTGTACAAAATTTGGTGAATCGTACTTTTTTTGGTACCAATCAGAACAATTTCGCGCCACATACTATAGCGGGAACGCAGAGTGGTTCCTGCTGCGCACTTTGATTTCCTCCAACGCCTTATTCCTGCTAGACTTATCTTCGACATGAGTGAGCCTCTGAATAATCCGGTCATGAGCGAAGAATTCTTCCGTCTGTTTTCACGGGATGACCGCAAGGTTTATGGCTATATCCTGGCGCTGGTATTGGATGTCACGGCTGCGGAAGACATTTTTCAGGAGACCTGTGTGATTCTGTGGAAAGAGTTTCCTCAGTATGACCACGATCGTAGTTTTTTAAACTGGGCCAATGGGATCGCATTTAACCAGGTCAGGAAGTATCGCCGGAAGTATCAGAACAAGCGACTGGTCTTCAGCGACAGTCTGGTAACCGAGTTGGCGGAAGATGTTTCGTCGATGGTGGAAGATTTAAGCCAGCGTCAATTGGCACTAACTCAGTGTCTACAAAAATTAACCTCCCGTGAACGTGAACTCATTGATGCCTACTACGGAAATCAGGAAACCGCGGCCACGGTGGCAGACCGTTGGAAATGTTCCTCGCATGCCATTTATAAAACGATCAAAAAAATTCGGAAAGCATTATTTGATTGTGTGAATCGTCGTCTTTCCAGTGAGATATCGTAATGACTGAACCAAAACAAACTCTGTCTGAGCAGATATTAGAACTGGCCGATGCGCAATGTTCGGGAACCATCACCGAATCCGAGATGGAAACGTTGGAACGCTTACTGACGGATCATTCGGAGTGTCGCCGGGAATATCTCGATTATGTTTTCCTGCATGTCAGTCTGACAGGCGTTGCGACTTCAGGAGAACTACTTTCTGTTGAGGCGATTGAAAAATCAATTCTTCCCCGCGATACATCCCGTACAACTCCCCCAAAACCGTTACACCTGTGGTTCACGCAAACACTCTGTATTTTAGTTTGTTTGTTTTCGATCGGTTTTTTCTTATTTTTTTCAAAGGATGAGCAAGCTGATGTTCCACCTCAAGTTGTAGATAAGACTTCCCAATATTACTTCGACGAAAATACGACTCCCCCTGAAGAGGTCGCTACATTGTCAGAGACGGTGCAAGCCACTTGGGAGTTGTTAGGAAAGCATCCCGCAATAACAAAACACTTTCAGCCGGGAACTGTCAAATTAACTTCTGGGAACGTGGCATTTGCGTTTTCAGGAGGGGCTGACATCTCTCTGGTGAGTCCTGCCCTGTTTGGAATGGAACGCAAAAATCATGGAACCTTGTTTTCAGGGACGCTTTCCGCGCACCTGACCGACCCTCAATCTCCCTTTACCTTGGAAACTCCAAGTGTCGAGGTCATCGATTTGGGAACCGAATATGAGGTGACCGTCAATGAAGCGTCTGAGACTTTTGTGCATGTGCTGGATGGTCAAGTCAAAGTGAAGCCGCGTCGTCGTCTGCCACGCTTTTACTGGAATTTCGATCAACTGGAGGAGAGCCCACTCACAGATACAATTTCCGGGAATGCAATCCGTATCGGGAGAAATGCGAAGCGCATTCCCGGATTGATTGGCGAGGGAGCAGTTCGGTTTAACAATAAACCTGATGCAAGCCTGCTCTTAGGAAACGGTGGTGGAATAGAAGTTGGAACGGGTGATTATTCTGCTTCGACTGGTGTCACGTTAGAAGCGTTAGTGATTTCAGAGTGGCAAACACCCAATGAGCCTCAAACTAAATATCCCTTTGACTACGATGAGATATTCCGTAAAGAAGATGGCAACTATCGTATTCTGCTCAGCTTTCAGAATGATGATGGCGCGTCTCAGACACAAATTCCAGATGTGGAACGCGGTCCGTGTCTGTCGTTTGGACTCTTTCTTTCAGGCATGGGTTATAACGAGCTCGATATGCCCCTGGATGGAAAAGAGGGACGTCCGTCTTTAGAGGAAATCCGAGATGGAAAACCGCATCACATCGTAGCAACCTATAACGGTTGGACAGGAATCAAAGCTATTTACGTCGATGGAAAACTTTGCATGAGCCATCGCTTTCCTGTAGGGACGATGATTATCAGCGGTGGTCGCACACCGGCCGTGATCGGGAATCTGATTTCAGGAAATTTTGAATCGCTGGTCGGCAGAGAACCCTTCAATGGTGTCATTGATGAAGTTGCCTTTTATGGTTTTGCATTGGACGCGGCGACAGTCGCACAACATTATGCCCGCGTGCAGCAGGGAAAAGATTATTTTGACGGCCAGCTAAATAATTTCGTCATGCAGGAAAAGGAAGGTGGCAACGTTCTACTCAATAAAGGCGAAAAAATGAAATTCGCCGCGGAGACCGGAGAGCCAATTTTCTGAAACGGGAATTGTCTTCAGTTGATTTGCCTTATTTAATCACTCATCCAGCGATGTTCCGTGAGTTTCCCTGATCGTGAGACAGATGAGAAATGATACGACGGCCATAGCAGAAAGATACCATGAAAATGAGACGGGATTACCGGTCTCCTTGACCAGCCAGGCCGCGACTACCGGAGCGGTTCCCCCGAAAATCGCAAAAGTCAAATTATAGCTGACGCTGGCTGCGCTCACTCGCACGCCCCGCTTGAAGAGTTCTGTGAGTGTGGCCGGTAGTGCGCCCCCAAAACAGGCGAGTAGCAGGGCAAAACAGATTTGTCCGGTGAGGATCATCGTAAAATTGTGATGGTGCATGAGATTGATCAGGGGAGGAGAAAAGAGAGCCACACCCCCTGCTCCGATCAGTAAAAACGGTTTGCGGCCAAATTTATCAGCCAGCATGGCCGCAAAGGGCAGCGCGATTGACAGGACGGCCATACTGATGGTATTGATGTCAAGTGCTTCCCCGCGGGGCTCGCCGACTTCTTCTTCCAACCAGGAAGCCAGATAAATGAAGACCGTGTAAAACGTGACGGCGATCATCAGATTGAGTCCGGCAGCCTGGAGTAGTTCTTTCCGATGATAGGTCAATGCCTCCCTGATCGGCGAGATCTTTGTTTTTTCTGTTGGTTCTTTTGTGACCGGTTCTTCCGGAATACCATGTCGGATGAAGTAACCTACGAAGGCAACCAGCACGCCCGCCAGAAAAGGCAGGCGCCAACCCCAGTTGAGCAATTGTTCGTCGGTTGTCAGGCTGTTGACCAAAGCACCGACTGCAGAACCAAGCAGAATGCCACAGGTGGCTCCGATCATACTCCAGGAGCCAAAAAAAGCGCGACGTTCTGGAGGCGCATGTTCAACGAGAAACACAAACGAACTCGTATATTCACCCCCGACCGAGACGCCCTGCACCATGCGCAATAAGACCATGAGCACCGCCGCATATACACCAATCTGTGCATGTGTCGGTAAGATACCCACCAGCAATGTTGGTACGGCCATCATGATCACCGAGATGGTGAGGGCTTTTTTGCGTCCGATACGATCGCCAATATGACCAAACAGAACTGCTCCCACAGGCCGCATCAGAAAGCCTGCCGCAAAGGCTCCAAAAGAAGCGATCAGCGAAGTGCTGGGATCGTCTGAAGGGAAGAAAAGTTTACCAATCGTAGGGGCAAAAAAACCATAGACGGCGAAATCGTACCACTCCAGAATATTGCCAATGAATCCTGCTGCCACAACACGAATATTCTTACCACCGACTTGTGTGGTGCCTGCCATTGATGATGCTTTCTGGATGATGTGATGGATTTACGAGGTTAGTAATGTGAGATAAGTTTAGAGGAAATGCAATTGATTGGGAATGGCGGTGTTATAAAGAACTGAATTATCTAATTGGGCTTCGGTTAATGAAGATATCCGGGTTTGCTCGTCATGACTTCGATACCCGAATCGCGTAATGATTGGATCGTGACGGAGGATAGTTTTGTGCCACTGACATTAACTTTGCTCAGTTTTGGGATATGTAACAGACTTTCTTTCACCTGATCGGTGATCAGCGTGTTTGATAGTTCCAATTTCGTCAAACTTGGGGAGTGAATCAGGTTTTTAATTCCTGCGTCAGTGATGTGAGTATTTGTCAGAAAAAGGTGGTGCAAATTTTTTATGTTGGTGAGTGGGATCAATCCCTGATCTGTGACTTCTGAATCATTCAGCATCAGAAATGTGAGTTGATTCACGTTAGAGACTTGCCGCACATGTTCATCTTTAGTAGCTTTACCTTTCAAACTTAGATAACGCAGTGACTTCACTTCGATTAGATGGTTGAGAGAATCGGCTTTGATTACCGAATTGTCAATGTTGACACAAACTAGATTTTTTGATTTGGACAAATGACGCAAACCATCACCGTCGATGACTGCTTTATTGAGATCCAAATAGTCCAAATTGGGAAGGGAAGCAAGATTCGCCAGACCTGTATCAGTAATACTTAAATCGGAAAAATGCAGGGATTTTAAGTTCTTCAATGTTGGGGCACACTGAAACTGATCTCCCGAGAAATCCAAATCACGGAGTATGAGGCACTTCAGGGTTGGTATTTTTTCCAGTACATTGAGTCCTGAATCAGTGAAAGATCCACCGGCAATACTGAGTATCTCAAGAGGGTATTTGGACAGCTTAGCGAGACCGTGGTCTGTGATGGTACTCGGTTGTTTCTCACTTCCCAGATAAAGGTGGCGTAAATGCGGCTGATTACCCAGAGAATCAATGAACTCGTCGTTGATCGGATAGTCTTCTGAACTCTGATATGAGATATAATAAATGGCGCCTACTGTATCATTTAGTTTTAAAGGCAATTTCAGGCAATATCCTTTGGCACACAAGGGATTGGCAAAATAAACCTCCCCCCCATGGCTGCGAATCGTTTCAGCTAAGACTATCAAGCGTCCACGCTGGAAAACAAGCGGGGCGAAGTAGATCACAACTGCCAGTACAAGTAGGACTAACGCATTGCGGAGTTTGAACCAGGAGGAGGATGAGTGTTTCAACTTGCGGATTCCATCAAATATGCGATTGTTATACATGGATACATTTTCACCGAAAAATAGCCGTTGTAATACTCTCAATCTGAAATGTCTGGTGTTTTCTCAGTAAAGACATTGATCCCTGAATCACGCAGAGATTGAATGGTGGCCGCCGACAACTTTGTGTTATAGACACTCACTTCTACAAGCTTTGGGATTTTCAATAAAAATTCTTTTGACTGATCAGAAATTTGAGTGTATGAGAGACCAAGACGTGACAAACTTTCAAGACGCGTTAAGTGTCTTAAACCTTCGTCCGTAATATGTGAGTTTGTTAGAGACAGTGAATCCAAGCTTTTCATATTCAATAGAGGGATCAAGCCTTGATCGGCCACTTGTGTGCTATTCAGCGACAGCACCTTGAGTTGTGTTAGATTTGCTAACTGTCGTACATGCTCGTCATTGACCCATTTACCCTTGAGTGTCAGATAATTTAATGTTTTCAGTCCCGCTAAATGTTTAAGGGTATCGGGTTCGATTTTAGAGTTTCTGAGCCTTAAAGAGGACAGTTTTTTTAATTTCGATAAATGCCGTAAAGCGTCACGTTCGAACTGAGTATTATCAATATCGAAATAGCTTAAGCCAGGGAGGGAAGCAAGATTCTCCATTCCTGAATCGGTGATTTTCACATCGGAAAGATAAAGAAAATTTAAGTTCTTCAATTTAGGAGCGCAGTCAAATTGTTCTCCTGTGAAACTTAAGTCATGAAGCATCAGTGTTTTGAGAGTGGTTAGATTCCCCAGTACATTGCAGCCGGCATCTGTGATTGAACCTCCCGTGACTCCAAGTTGTATGAGTGGGTATTTTGTCAGTGCCGCCAGTCCACGGTCTGTAAGTTGCGTTGGGTTTTCTTTATTCCCCAAAGTAAGACCATATAAATGTGGTTGCTTGCCCAGGGAGTCGATAAACGCATCGTTCACTGGGTAGTCTTCTGAATTCGCAATGGAGATCGAACCGATTGCCCCTGTAAATTCTGCTAATTTCGGGTGCGGAATCGAACAAATACCATAAATGCAATTGCCGTGACCAAACTGAACTTGCCCACCATGGCTGCGAATGGTTTTTACCAGATTCCGCGAACGCCATTGTTCCATTACAAAAGGAATCAAAATAAACACAGCCGCCAGTGAAAGGACCACAAACAGCTTGCGGAGGTTGAACCAATACCGTGATGGTTTTTCGATCTCTTTGATTCCAGCAAATAAGAGGCTCAATATCATAGGTACGATTCTTATCAGCAGATCATAAGTTCTTCATGGGTGTCTATCTCACTCTTTTATACGAACTTTATGGCGTCAGTCGGGGGATCCCGATGGATTGTCCATAAACCTGACTGAGTTGTTCGACTGTGATTCCGTAGGCTCTTAGTAAACTGTCCTGCCAGGTTAAGCCGTCTTTGATTCCATTGAAAAATAGTTTGAATTGTTCCGGGCTGGCTTTGAGCATGAGTTGAATGAGGGCACTAGCGCATCCATATTGCCAGCTATCCAGTCGGTCCGAATTGAAAAATTGACCGCCGAACGTTTGCATCTGTCTCAATCGGGCGGCCGCTTCTGTTTGTCGGTACTTTACTTCTTTCGACGAAGGGACAACAGTCATT
This window encodes:
- a CDS encoding LamG-like jellyroll fold domain-containing protein yields the protein MTEPKQTLSEQILELADAQCSGTITESEMETLERLLTDHSECRREYLDYVFLHVSLTGVATSGELLSVEAIEKSILPRDTSRTTPPKPLHLWFTQTLCILVCLFSIGFFLFFSKDEQADVPPQVVDKTSQYYFDENTTPPEEVATLSETVQATWELLGKHPAITKHFQPGTVKLTSGNVAFAFSGGADISLVSPALFGMERKNHGTLFSGTLSAHLTDPQSPFTLETPSVEVIDLGTEYEVTVNEASETFVHVLDGQVKVKPRRRLPRFYWNFDQLEESPLTDTISGNAIRIGRNAKRIPGLIGEGAVRFNNKPDASLLLGNGGGIEVGTGDYSASTGVTLEALVISEWQTPNEPQTKYPFDYDEIFRKEDGNYRILLSFQNDDGASQTQIPDVERGPCLSFGLFLSGMGYNELDMPLDGKEGRPSLEEIRDGKPHHIVATYNGWTGIKAIYVDGKLCMSHRFPVGTMIISGGRTPAVIGNLISGNFESLVGREPFNGVIDEVAFYGFALDAATVAQHYARVQQGKDYFDGQLNNFVMQEKEGGNVLLNKGEKMKFAAETGEPIF
- a CDS encoding leucine-rich repeat domain-containing protein, coding for MILSLLFAGIKEIEKPSRYWFNLRKLFVVLSLAAVFILIPFVMEQWRSRNLVKTIRSHGGQVQFGHGNCIYGICSIPHPKLAEFTGAIGSISIANSEDYPVNDAFIDSLGKQPHLYGLTLGNKENPTQLTDRGLAALTKYPLIQLGVTGGSITDAGCNVLGNLTTLKTLMLHDLSFTGEQFDCAPKLKNLNFLYLSDVKITDSGMENLASLPGLSYFDIDNTQFERDALRHLSKLKKLSSLRLRNSKIEPDTLKHLAGLKTLNYLTLKGKWVNDEHVRQLANLTQLKVLSLNSTQVADQGLIPLLNMKSLDSLSLTNSHITDEGLRHLTRLESLSRLGLSYTQISDQSKEFLLKIPKLVEVSVYNTKLSAATIQSLRDSGINVFTEKTPDISD
- a CDS encoding leucine-rich repeat domain-containing protein, which encodes MKHSSSSWFKLRNALVLLVLAVVIYFAPLVFQRGRLIVLAETIRSHGGEVYFANPLCAKGYCLKLPLKLNDTVGAIYYISYQSSEDYPINDEFIDSLGNQPHLRHLYLGSEKQPSTITDHGLAKLSKYPLEILSIAGGSFTDSGLNVLEKIPTLKCLILRDLDFSGDQFQCAPTLKNLKSLHFSDLSITDTGLANLASLPNLDYLDLNKAVIDGDGLRHLSKSKNLVCVNIDNSVIKADSLNHLIEVKSLRYLSLKGKATKDEHVRQVSNVNQLTFLMLNDSEVTDQGLIPLTNIKNLHHLFLTNTHITDAGIKNLIHSPSLTKLELSNTLITDQVKESLLHIPKLSKVNVSGTKLSSVTIQSLRDSGIEVMTSKPGYLH
- a CDS encoding sigma-70 family RNA polymerase sigma factor, with the translated sequence MSEPLNNPVMSEEFFRLFSRDDRKVYGYILALVLDVTAAEDIFQETCVILWKEFPQYDHDRSFLNWANGIAFNQVRKYRRKYQNKRLVFSDSLVTELAEDVSSMVEDLSQRQLALTQCLQKLTSRERELIDAYYGNQETAATVADRWKCSSHAIYKTIKKIRKALFDCVNRRLSSEIS
- a CDS encoding DUF1559 domain-containing protein, producing MLVAQIHARQKRYAFTLIELLVVIAIIAILIALLLPAVQQAREAARRSTCKNNFKQLGLALHNYHDAHSRFPPGMIYRVATPSSPGPNGKRTPFCVFLLPYIDMANIYNMYDHDQNWHATVHDPQPAGNGVRLVPIPVWQCPSDREAIWTSNPDGSIRGNYAVNWGQGTFGAQGKAAPFNNSFGAKFRDITDGSSNTLAMMEMLKPATGANDYRAWIWNDEPETVVMTRVGPNSSSPDLVVLCVSEGTRLPCTGSVSGSGRSNASRSMHVGGVHALLCDGSVRFVSENIDLATWQALSSMAGEEVIGEF
- a CDS encoding MFS transporter; this translates as MAGTTQVGGKNIRVVAAGFIGNILEWYDFAVYGFFAPTIGKLFFPSDDPSTSLIASFGAFAAGFLMRPVGAVLFGHIGDRIGRKKALTISVIMMAVPTLLVGILPTHAQIGVYAAVLMVLLRMVQGVSVGGEYTSSFVFLVEHAPPERRAFFGSWSMIGATCGILLGSAVGALVNSLTTDEQLLNWGWRLPFLAGVLVAFVGYFIRHGIPEEPVTKEPTEKTKISPIREALTYHRKELLQAAGLNLMIAVTFYTVFIYLASWLEEEVGEPRGEALDINTISMAVLSIALPFAAMLADKFGRKPFLLIGAGGVALFSPPLINLMHHHNFTMILTGQICFALLLACFGGALPATLTELFKRGVRVSAASVSYNLTFAIFGGTAPVVAAWLVKETGNPVSFSWYLSAMAVVSFLICLTIRETHGTSLDE